The following proteins are co-located in the Neomonachus schauinslandi chromosome 8, ASM220157v2, whole genome shotgun sequence genome:
- the MRPS10 gene encoding 28S ribosomal protein S10, mitochondrial, translated as MAARAALGSMCRRLWQGSRNFSINSSRSSTARNGGFLLSTSMKWVQFSNLHVDIPKDLTKPTITISDEPDTLYKRLSVLVKGHDKAVLDSYEYFAVLAAKELGISIKVHEPPRKIERFTLLKSVHIFKKHRVQYEMRTLYRCLELEHLTGSTADVYLEYIQRNLPEGVAMEVTKTKLEQLPGHIKEPIWETVPEEKEGKS; from the exons GGTTCAAGGAATTTTTCTATAAACAGTTCTAGGAGCAGTACAGCCAGAAATGGTGGCTTTCTCCT CAGTACCAGTATGAAATGGGTACAGTTTTCAAACCTACACGTTGATATTCCCAAGGATTTGACCAAGCCTACG ATAACCATTTCTGATGAACCAGATACATTATATAAGCGCCTGTCAGTTTTAGTAAAAGGCCATGATAAGGCTGTATTGGACAGTTATGAATATTTTGCCGTGCTTGCTGCAAAGGAACTTGGTATCTCTATTAAAGT ACATGAACCTCCAAGGAAAATAGAGCGATTTACTCTTCTCAAATCGGTGCATATTTTCAAGAAGCACAGAGTTCAGTATGAAATGAGAACACTTTACAGATGTTTAGAG TTAGAACATCTAACTGGAAGTACAGCAGATGTCTACTTGGAATATATTCAGCGTAACTTACCTGAAGGAGTTGCCATGGAAGTGACAAAG accAAATTAGAACAGTTACCAGGACACATCAAGGAGCCAATCTGGGAAACGgtaccagaagaaaaagaaggcaagtcCTAA